In a genomic window of Spiroplasma melliferum:
- a CDS encoding ABC-type transport system permease protein, whose protein sequence is MKKTLLMKQGILGIIRAKGQFISLLLLIFICSIITSCLFTTVTSLQSANRQMGYGSFDYDYSFHYSAMDFENSNMQTITPSFAFDTEYVLVENNDNKLTYPKITIGAAATDVFTALSPSDINFELTDGTITNLTLNLTLRTTAPNYQNSLIAKLRAMGYNALADQYFKLFYTTQIYKNFLGIVTDYINTSFLKKQTNATIEEIKAKIANFINGKADADQQAIERWDWNLKTVDNDFTKFNIPDISLTLGKQDNKTVVTNISQNTLFEEGLRGSFGVATRFNVTDASGNKETRIQYLAQSPWQYIDKLNQTGINEARMVIGNLFNKVPFFGNYSERSSFLNFVQTYYTMLGVVSNFDVAMRQEVTTWDITNNLKYKVIGWHDLLKEKQLNLFDKVNEWAGPSLNESTISNYYAVVSPNYLKAHHKNLHDNIQIGERTFTIGATGGDTLNIYPTIYETDFIPDFKTDVLIYLSSYGMSLLAEDNNKGLISLKDNSRVFLKSLTNNPAANLAIFKKYYANNPNQLDFYTQMLTKSSKAHGNDPSIGVFEPKEATSSLTRRYDLLAKTINVYIYIGLFFIIIFAITLFAVSYIIIKEMIKRESPQIGMLKAAGYYLREIALSYWSILMVSILIAVPTGWLVGITVQLFVVKLFNMFFIINWSFTWNWMILLFLIGFFVIFLSFITFITCYFSINKTEVLSLIHPMRELKVDNSLARTVRSFHFKTFVGRFRMVVLSTSLKQAFTYLGIFALVTFTLTVSLLAPVYAKNFNTNYYKNIKYGSEVKYSNVISNNPFSYYKTYAWNGIDNVPKTADPIEQDLYPIGGMTPLANYYSIDGGATIKPLKAVKQEPTVAGILKDMLSYNFVTLSGTNLSLGIFNYLNNLVKNSPTGDSVRALVSEILCTVLPKALGIGAIPYPPFTDQEDYPSLWRTCFSKATNGIIPAAVKEDWNKNPDRANHFALGIGTMSYNPVTDDVFTSFDGKYNDNQFPVYGINPNTKMLKLSSAERAILANNDSKVINAIANVTALHQLNLNVGQEIELTPKVTTLQYNTGQNEWTEFTNNNTDLKYQNWKYNLNGNSAGWDLNNYQSLYSLDKSYFTYNTSSQTKYYVTADRKSEYHNLNNVELWIPRNSAMEAIWSKKTITLSNGVQRTLLKELTVGKNKIIRKEQIDDKEYWVIKPYDFSFGGAYSGDFVDGIPTTWYQAAVDNNFIKAAPSLTQKPVKVKIAKSVATYDTPRLFISINNANQISSFPTNNIDGNLNIMQWYNGKYTTEFQPSDQINRYALSSTNGDLSLNNFTTSYSSSVLTADYVGIKAKIMSRVIIVALSVALIFIVIIIMVSVITIYFAIDLFIKKFIKIIATMKVQGYSRWEINNLTLGIFIPFAVVGWLLGYFITWGLAWTITQKILMFFNFYVPIGTGLITLPIILGGIIILYVISYFI, encoded by the coding sequence ATGAAAAAAACATTGTTAATGAAGCAAGGAATTTTAGGAATAATTAGAGCAAAAGGGCAATTTATTTCATTGCTCCTTTTGATTTTCATTTGTTCAATTATTACTTCTTGTCTATTTACAACGGTCACTAGTTTACAATCAGCAAATCGACAAATGGGTTATGGTAGCTTTGATTATGATTATTCATTTCATTATTCAGCGATGGATTTTGAAAATTCAAATATGCAAACAATTACTCCGAGTTTTGCTTTTGATACAGAATATGTTTTAGTAGAAAACAATGATAATAAATTGACATATCCAAAAATTACAATTGGTGCAGCAGCAACAGATGTTTTTACTGCATTATCACCATCTGATATTAATTTTGAATTAACTGATGGTACAATTACTAATTTAACATTAAATTTAACATTACGAACAACTGCTCCAAATTATCAAAACTCATTAATAGCAAAATTACGAGCAATGGGTTATAATGCTTTAGCTGACCAATATTTTAAACTATTTTATACAACGCAAATATATAAAAACTTTTTAGGAATTGTTACTGACTATATTAATACTAGTTTTTTAAAAAAACAGACTAATGCAACGATTGAAGAAATTAAAGCAAAAATTGCTAATTTTATTAATGGTAAAGCAGATGCCGACCAGCAAGCAATTGAACGCTGAGATTGAAATTTAAAAACAGTTGATAATGATTTTACTAAATTTAATATTCCGGATATTAGTTTAACATTGGGGAAACAAGACAATAAAACAGTGGTAACCAATATTTCACAAAATACTTTATTTGAAGAAGGACTTCGAGGTAGTTTTGGGGTTGCTACTCGTTTTAATGTAACTGATGCAAGCGGAAACAAGGAAACACGAATTCAATATTTAGCACAATCACCATGGCAATATATTGATAAATTAAATCAAACTGGAATTAATGAAGCACGAATGGTTATTGGTAATTTATTCAATAAAGTTCCTTTTTTTGGTAATTATAGTGAACGAAGTTCTTTTCTTAATTTTGTTCAAACTTATTACACAATGTTAGGAGTTGTTAGCAATTTTGATGTTGCAATGCGACAAGAAGTTACAACTTGGGATATTACTAATAATTTAAAATATAAAGTAATTGGATGGCATGATTTATTAAAAGAAAAACAATTAAATCTTTTTGATAAGGTTAATGAGTGGGCAGGACCATCATTGAATGAATCAACAATTAGTAATTATTATGCTGTTGTTAGCCCTAATTATCTAAAAGCACATCATAAAAATTTGCATGATAACATCCAAATTGGTGAACGAACATTTACAATTGGAGCAACTGGTGGTGATACCTTAAATATTTATCCAACTATTTATGAAACTGATTTTATTCCTGATTTTAAAACGGATGTTCTTATTTATCTATCGTCTTATGGAATGTCTTTATTAGCAGAAGATAATAATAAAGGTTTAATTAGTTTAAAGGATAATTCACGAGTATTTTTAAAAAGTTTAACAAATAACCCAGCCGCAAATTTAGCAATTTTTAAAAAATATTATGCAAATAATCCCAATCAATTAGATTTTTATACTCAAATGTTAACCAAAAGTTCAAAGGCCCATGGAAATGATCCTTCAATTGGTGTTTTTGAGCCAAAAGAAGCAACAAGTTCATTAACACGGCGCTATGATTTACTAGCGAAAACAATTAATGTTTATATTTATATTGGTTTATTCTTCATTATTATTTTTGCCATAACACTATTTGCTGTTTCATATATTATTATTAAAGAAATGATTAAACGTGAGTCACCACAAATTGGAATGTTAAAAGCTGCTGGTTATTATCTACGTGAAATTGCTCTCTCATATTGAAGCATTTTAATGGTTAGTATTTTAATTGCTGTACCAACCGGTTGATTAGTTGGAATTACCGTCCAATTATTTGTAGTGAAATTATTTAATATGTTTTTTATAATAAATTGAAGTTTTACTTGAAACTGAATGATTTTGCTTTTCTTAATTGGATTCTTCGTTATTTTCTTATCATTTATTACTTTTATTACTTGTTATTTTTCAATTAATAAAACAGAAGTTTTAAGCTTAATTCATCCAATGCGTGAGTTAAAAGTTGATAATAGTTTAGCCCGCACTGTCCGTAGTTTTCATTTTAAAACCTTTGTTGGACGTTTCCGGATGGTTGTTTTATCAACGTCATTAAAACAAGCATTTACTTATTTAGGAATTTTTGCCTTAGTTACATTTACTTTGACTGTCTCATTATTAGCGCCAGTCTATGCAAAAAATTTTAATACAAATTATTATAAAAACATTAAATATGGTAGTGAAGTTAAATATAGTAATGTCATAAGTAATAATCCATTTTCTTATTATAAAACTTATGCATGAAATGGAATTGATAATGTACCTAAGACAGCTGATCCGATTGAACAAGATTTATATCCAATTGGTGGTATGACGCCATTAGCAAATTACTATAGTATTGATGGGGGAGCAACAATTAAACCATTAAAAGCGGTAAAACAAGAACCAACTGTAGCTGGCATCTTAAAAGATATGTTATCTTATAATTTTGTTACTTTATCAGGAACTAATTTATCATTGGGAATTTTTAATTATTTAAATAACTTAGTAAAAAATTCTCCGACTGGTGATAGTGTTCGAGCTTTAGTATCAGAAATTTTATGTACCGTATTACCAAAAGCATTGGGAATTGGAGCAATTCCATATCCACCATTTACTGACCAGGAAGATTATCCTTCATTATGAAGAACATGTTTTAGTAAAGCAACAAATGGTATTATCCCAGCTGCAGTTAAAGAAGATTGAAATAAAAATCCTGATCGAGCAAATCATTTTGCATTGGGAATTGGAACAATGAGTTATAATCCAGTAACTGATGATGTTTTTACTAGTTTTGATGGGAAGTATAATGATAATCAATTTCCTGTTTATGGAATTAATCCAAATACAAAAATGCTAAAATTATCATCCGCAGAGCGTGCTATTTTAGCAAATAATGATAGCAAAGTAATTAACGCAATTGCTAATGTTACCGCATTACATCAATTAAATCTTAATGTTGGGCAAGAAATTGAATTAACCCCTAAAGTAACAACATTACAATACAATACTGGTCAGAATGAATGAACAGAATTTACTAACAATAATACAGATTTAAAATATCAAAACTGAAAATATAATTTAAATGGTAATTCTGCTGGATGAGATCTAAATAATTATCAAAGTTTGTATTCATTAGATAAAAGTTATTTTACTTATAATACAAGTTCACAAACGAAATATTATGTTACTGCTGATCGAAAGAGTGAATATCATAATTTAAATAATGTTGAATTATGAATTCCAAGGAATTCGGCGATGGAAGCAATTTGAAGTAAAAAAACAATTACATTGAGTAATGGTGTCCAACGGACTTTATTAAAAGAATTAACAGTTGGAAAAAATAAAATTATTCGAAAAGAACAAATTGATGATAAAGAATACTGAGTTATTAAACCATATGATTTTAGTTTTGGTGGAGCATATAGTGGTGATTTTGTTGATGGAATTCCAACAACGTGATATCAAGCTGCTGTTGATAACAACTTTATTAAAGCTGCGCCATCTTTAACCCAAAAACCAGTTAAAGTTAAAATTGCTAAAAGTGTTGCAACTTATGATACACCGCGCCTTTTTATTAGTATCAATAATGCTAATCAAATTAGTTCATTTCCAACAAATAACATTGATGGTAACTTAAATATAATGCAATGATACAATGGAAAATATACAACAGAATTCCAACCATCTGATCAAATTAATCGTTATGCGTTATCATCAACAAATGGTGATTTATCATTAAATAATTTTACGACTTCTTATAGTTCATCTGTTTTAACAGCTGATTATGTTGGGATTAAAGCCAAAATTATGAGTCGGGTTATTATCGTTGCTTTATCAGTTGCTTTAATTTTTATTGTTATTATCATTATGGTTTCAGTTATTACAATATATTTTGCAATTGACCTCTTTATTAAAAAATTTATTAAAATTATTGCAACAATGAAAGTACAAGGTTATAGTCGCTGAGAAATTAATAATTTAACTTTAGGAATTTTTATTCCCTTTGCCGTTGTTGGTTGATTACTTGGATATTTTATCACTTGAGGTTTGGCATGAACAATTACTCAAAAAATTTTAATGTTCTTTAATTTCTATGTTCCAATTGGAACGGGACTAATTACATTACCAATTATCTTGGGAGGAATTATTATTTTATATGTTATCTCATACTTTATTTAA
- a CDS encoding putative lipoprotein has product MRKLLNILAAATLVATPALTASCKTKAKSAEDKYKDSSVENLPNGPLKSKILQTTLFTKATIANRHENLNTYTPSMLQMLMRLPDSYKDKDGNIVDIDYYRDKYLNKNDGMPLTTLSSNYDYMNLLDNELYNTEKQTKKKISDYSDKDPLPSIPNLAKNSNMLNYWYDGGPLSNYSIVKEILPTKCDDKRINQNIVDACNKAIFEMPRTTYFYNFNMDYNPMATKDIKFDTDTNQNFIINNQKFAAGGPFKTAQKSEEQDKLAIILQLISMADMFTDRSQSKAYINQLNKFLALSGDSDGTFMGSILGAIYYQIFASPKLPNDPTKENANYTFAKFGVTKALQLLGKDSTERQAIKQKIDVFFDAQSQVFSDLLAVRPMQPGLDLNKPEGQYKNRDAMWNGKTPNLRLVDLLFKKDASTKSLAELFTDFGEYLDDLYTKADVERQEEANNSISSFLKLAANVVTPGFKVVLQSMSKMMLSKSEGGLGTLNVNDINRFVVALSKGILQSANALTEVSKLPWSEATDQEQNQTKITQLLTGSDDPSTPAKDSFMDLAFTWFNDSTQPVRALLNKLYFDPDSETRKDLLAINNALYEYSNNLLLGANWNISNGQLEENKLSYDIEYKGTGDADVAANLYLHQNWYIPKSEIKTYQDLNAAYLKALGNRDLDWFMKYDGLGNNYQKVHYKYKVTWMNINPGDDSHQYWVISNIQWFAKDSSGQWKRYYDAIEND; this is encoded by the coding sequence ATGCGAAAGTTACTTAATATTTTAGCAGCGGCAACTTTAGTAGCAACACCAGCTCTTACTGCTAGTTGTAAAACTAAAGCAAAATCAGCGGAAGATAAATATAAAGATTCATCAGTTGAAAATTTACCTAATGGCCCATTAAAATCAAAAATTTTACAAACAACTTTATTTACAAAAGCAACAATTGCAAATCGACATGAAAACTTAAATACATATACACCTTCAATGTTACAAATGTTAATGCGCCTACCTGATTCATATAAAGATAAAGATGGTAATATTGTTGATATTGATTATTATCGTGACAAATATTTAAATAAAAACGATGGGATGCCATTAACAACCTTATCATCAAATTATGATTATATGAATTTATTGGATAATGAATTATATAATACGGAAAAACAAACTAAGAAAAAAATTTCTGACTATTCTGATAAAGATCCTTTACCATCAATTCCTAATTTAGCAAAAAATAGTAATATGTTAAACTATTGATATGATGGAGGACCATTGTCAAATTATTCAATTGTAAAGGAAATTTTACCAACTAAGTGTGATGATAAAAGAATTAATCAAAACATTGTTGATGCATGTAATAAAGCAATATTTGAGATGCCACGAACAACATATTTTTATAATTTTAATATGGATTATAATCCAATGGCGACAAAAGATATTAAATTTGATACTGACACAAATCAAAACTTCATTATTAATAATCAAAAATTTGCGGCGGGAGGACCATTTAAAACAGCACAAAAATCAGAAGAACAAGATAAATTAGCGATAATTTTACAGTTAATTTCAATGGCTGATATGTTTACAGACCGTTCACAATCAAAAGCATATATTAATCAGTTGAATAAATTTTTAGCATTATCAGGAGATAGTGATGGAACTTTTATGGGAAGTATTTTAGGAGCTATTTATTATCAGATTTTTGCTTCTCCTAAATTACCAAATGATCCAACGAAAGAAAATGCAAATTATACTTTTGCAAAATTTGGAGTGACAAAGGCGTTGCAACTTTTAGGGAAAGATAGTACCGAAAGACAAGCAATTAAGCAAAAAATTGATGTTTTTTTTGATGCGCAATCACAAGTCTTTAGTGATTTATTGGCAGTAAGACCAATGCAACCGGGATTGGACTTAAATAAACCAGAAGGTCAATATAAAAATCGTGATGCAATGTGAAATGGTAAAACACCAAACTTACGATTAGTTGACTTATTGTTTAAAAAAGATGCTTCAACAAAATCGTTAGCTGAATTATTTACTGATTTTGGTGAATATCTTGATGATTTATATACTAAAGCAGATGTCGAACGCCAAGAAGAAGCAAATAATTCAATTAGTAGTTTTTTAAAACTTGCTGCTAATGTAGTTACTCCTGGGTTTAAAGTAGTATTACAGTCAATGTCAAAAATGATGTTATCAAAATCAGAAGGTGGTTTAGGAACCTTAAATGTTAATGATATTAATCGTTTTGTTGTTGCCTTATCAAAAGGAATTTTACAAAGTGCCAATGCATTAACAGAAGTTAGTAAGTTACCATGATCAGAAGCAACTGACCAAGAACAAAATCAAACAAAAATTACACAATTATTAACAGGTAGTGATGATCCATCTACACCAGCAAAAGATTCATTTATGGATTTAGCATTCACATGGTTTAATGATAGTACGCAACCAGTAAGAGCATTATTAAACAAATTATATTTTGATCCAGATTCAGAAACACGGAAAGATTTATTAGCAATTAATAATGCTTTATATGAATATTCAAATAATTTATTATTAGGAGCAAATTGAAATATTAGCAATGGTCAATTAGAAGAAAATAAATTATCTTATGACATTGAATATAAAGGTACAGGTGATGCTGATGTTGCTGCTAATTTATATTTACATCAAAACTGATATATTCCAAAATCAGAAATTAAGACTTATCAAGATTTAAATGCAGCTTATTTAAAAGCATTAGGTAATCGGGATTTGGATTGATTTATGAAATATGATGGTCTAGGAAATAATTATCAAAAAGTGCACTATAAATATAAAGTAACTTGAATGAACATTAATCCTGGTGATGATAGTCATCAATATTGAGTAATTTCTAATATTCAATGATTTGCAAAAGATAGTAGCGGGCAATGAAAACGTTATTATGATGCAATTGAAAATGATTAA
- a CDS encoding lysophospholipase: MMKMKFREWKHTLRDGIELHMYEWKPDDDKNIKGIVQLVHGSAEHAFRYDNFAKFLVANNYVVIADDHRGHGKTALSSEDLGFFAEEEGWEKIIDDLYEVTTYIKKSYPNQPIVMFGHSMGSFMVRHYAIKYGTNIAALVICGTVHYSKRLLKFSVKMAKIGQKMKGPKSKDNFIYKFSYAPLNSRYKKEGNLGTEWLSTDKTVQEAFANDPLTGQVFSTSAFKDMFTGLLFITNKKNIKNTPDNLPLLFIAGADDPVGKYGKMVMKTVDLYKKAGKKVKVKLYPNARHEILNEPIKKEIYQDILNFYNKSLFV; the protein is encoded by the coding sequence ATGATGAAAATGAAATTTAGAGAATGAAAACATACCTTACGGGATGGCATTGAATTACATATGTATGAATGAAAACCTGATGATGATAAAAATATTAAGGGGATCGTTCAACTAGTTCATGGTAGTGCAGAACATGCTTTTCGTTATGATAATTTTGCCAAATTTTTAGTAGCAAACAATTATGTTGTAATTGCAGACGATCATCGCGGACATGGGAAAACAGCGCTGTCTTCAGAGGATCTTGGATTTTTTGCTGAAGAAGAAGGTTGAGAAAAAATTATTGATGACTTATATGAAGTAACAACTTATATTAAAAAAAGTTATCCGAACCAACCAATTGTAATGTTTGGTCATTCAATGGGGTCTTTTATGGTCCGTCATTATGCAATAAAATATGGCACAAATATTGCAGCATTAGTTATTTGTGGAACAGTTCATTACTCAAAACGATTATTAAAATTTTCAGTTAAAATGGCTAAAATTGGGCAAAAAATGAAAGGACCAAAATCAAAGGATAATTTTATTTATAAATTTTCTTATGCACCATTAAATTCTCGCTATAAAAAGGAAGGTAATTTAGGAACTGAGTGATTATCAACAGATAAAACAGTTCAAGAAGCTTTTGCAAATGACCCGTTAACAGGACAAGTTTTTTCAACAAGTGCTTTTAAAGATATGTTTACAGGATTGTTGTTTATTACAAATAAGAAAAATATTAAAAATACACCAGATAACTTGCCATTACTATTTATTGCGGGTGCTGATGATCCAGTTGGAAAATATGGGAAGATGGTTATGAAAACTGTTGATTTATATAAAAAGGCAGGAAAAAAAGTTAAAGTTAAATTATATCCAAATGCTCGTCATGAGATTTTGAATGAACCAATTAAAAAAGAGATTTATCAAGATATTTTAAATTTTTATAATAAGAGTCTTTTTGTTTAA